The Oceanococcus sp. HetDA_MAG_MS8 nucleotide sequence GCCGGCCCGTTGACCATGCCGGATGGTCTGGCCGAGGATGTAAGCCAGATCTGGGCCAGGCGACAAATTCAGCAGCATTGTGGCCGAGACAAAAGCGGCCCAGTGGGCCCAGGTGTAGTCGAACATGGGAGTAGGGTCCAACAAGAATGCAGGGATGCAGAGTCGTCACAGCAGCAGTGAGGCCGCCACCAATCACGCAGGTTTTTTCCTGCAGGAGGCTAGGGCTTACGCATGCGGATGATCGCTAAGGGGTCTGCTTTGGCTAAGGGTACCCAAACCCGTTCGATCTCACGATAGCCATGGCGCAGATAAAAGCGCTCACCGCTTAGGGTGGAGCCGAGTTCAAAAGCCCTAAAACCCTGCAGTTTGGCCTGGTCTTCACAATGGTGGATGATGCGGCTGCCCAAGCCTTGACGGGCAAAGGCGGGAGCGACGAAAAAGGCGCGTATGCGGGCGGCGTCCGTAGCGGGCTGAAGTTTTGAGTCTGGCTGCGTTTTGTGCGCATCGGCACCGAAGAGGGTGCTGCGGTAGCTCCAGCCGCCGCAGGCTGCTAGCTCCTCTCCAACCTCAGCGACATAGTAGGTTTGGTCCTGGATAAGTTGGCTGTCGATGCCAAAGATTGTCCCTAGCGCGGCGCGTCGCTGGGCCGCGTCGTAATCGGCAGCCTGGAGCTGTTCTACGGAGCGAGATATTAAGCGTCGCAGAGCAGGAATATCAGACGCGAGTGCTGGCCGAATGCTAACCATGTGCGGTGCGGTTGTGGGGGAGGCCAGCTCAGCTGAGAGATTTTTCTGAGCGCGGAAACCAGGGGAAGAAGCGGTTGGTACGCTGCTGATAATCGGCATAAGCCGGACGTTTACGCACCGAGTAGTACTCGGCGGGCACGGCCCCTGTGAGATATACCAAGGTGGTGTACATCATGCCCGATGCGGCCACGCTGCCTAGACCCAACACCCCCCAAATGAAAGCGGGTTCAGAGTCCTTGAGGGCCCACCAAGAGGGTGCCGCGGCAATCACTAAGCCCGTCCAAACCAACCATTCCGCAAAGTAGTTTGGGTGACGGCTGAATCGCCACAGGCCAATATTGCACACACCCTGAGGGTCTGCGTTTTTATGAATGAACACCAATTTCTGGGCATCCGCCGTAGACTCAAGCAGATAAGCGATCAGCCAGAGGCCGAGGCCGCTGAGCTCCCAAGCACTGAGCTCAGCCGAGGGGTTAATCGCTAATAAAAAGCCAGGCAGTGCCAGCACAGAGGCATTAGCCAAACCTTGGGCCATAATTTCGGCCAAGACGTGGAGGCGGATGTGGCGGGTGCCGGCTTTCTCAAACACCATATGCCGATACTGATAACGCGGAAACTCGGTGTGAAATATCACCCCGGTTTTCCGTGCCATGGTCAGAGCGCCAAGGCCCATGCGTAAGCCAATCAATAAGTACACGCTGGCCGTCAATGCCCGGCGCACCAGCGCGCCATCACCAAGCACCAGGATGAGAACGCCGATGGTAGCCACGCCAAAAGGCCACGCGATGTCTACATAGGACATGCGCTGTGTGCGCAGGTAAGGAATGCAGGCTACGGCCGTGAAAAGCAGCAGCTGTAGCGCCGCATTCACGCCCAGCATGGTCACCAAAGCGCCACTTTGCGCCTGCATGCCCACAACCCAGGTCACGGTAAATACAACGCACAACACCACACCAAAGCTCATCCTGGCCTCCCGATTCCTTTGTTCATGAAGTGGCACAGATTTGTTGCGTTGTTGTGCGACACCCCTATCGCATCTTAACCAACTTTGGTGGCGGCGAGCCTCTGCCTCATCGCCTGTCTTTGAGCAGTCGGCTGGTCCGCGTTGCGGATGATGGTCCGTGGGGCTACGCATGAGACTATGCGGACACTCGTTATGCCGTGACGGGAACGGCGAAGGTGGGCGCGGGTCTCGTCCGCGATGCGAGCGGACTTCTGCACACATGGGGCGGCGGAATAACCGCTCATCCGCCGCCCCGTATCGCTACTGCGGTGACGCGCTTTGAATAAAGCTGATGTTGATAGGCACCAGATCGAGTGGGCTGCGGTTGAGCAGGCTGTCTGTTTGCGTGTCGAGCAGCAGTATTTCAGGTTGGCTGCCATCCACACCGGCACTTCCCACCCACAGGCGGCCTTGGGGGCCAAGCTGCAAGGTGCTCAGCTGAGTTTGCTGGGTGGCGTTGACCGCGGAGAGGGTGATGGCCTCACTGTCGGGGTCGTAGCGGTATAGGCTGCTTCCTCCAAAGGCAGCGCCGGCCGTGAACCAGATCTGACCGCGCGCATCACGGGCCATGCCCAGGATCTGCCCACGCGGGTTGTCCTCAGCCGTGCCATCGTCCACCAGCAATGTGCTGCTGCCATCGGCCAAGGACACGCGCGCAATCCCCCCCTCGTAGACGGGATTGAAACTCCCATCAAATCCGCCGTCACCCTGCACCAGAAGCGTTTGTCCATCCGGCGTGGGGATCAGCGTCGAGGGGTTGCGAATGGGCAGGGTGTAGCCCTGAGTGCCCGCCGTAGCAGGGTCTAAATCCACAACACGGTCATCCGCAAGATCAATGGCAATCAACAGCCCCGCCTGCGTGGCGGCAAAGTTGGGGTTCAGACGCTGCAGCGCCACCCAAAGCCGCCCACCGATGATCACCGCGTCGCTCATTTGCGGAACGCCGTCGCTATCAAAACCGGAGAGGTCAATGGTGCTGCGGAAGAAATCGGCCTCAGTGGCAGCCTGCGGGTTAACCACCCAGAGCGCGCCACTGCCATAGCGCAGCAAATATCCCAGACCCGGGCCAGCGGGAACCAGCAAGGAAGGATTGCTTTGGGTGTCCTCCTCGGCGCTTTCGGTGGAGAAGGTGGCTTCTGCAACGCCCGGTGCATCGCTGGTGTAACGGCTCAGCGTGTTGCTGCCAAAGCGTGCCAAGCGATACAGCGTGCTGCCATCGCCGATGACCCTCAGGTCAGAGGAGCCGGGGTCTAGCGGGGCACTGTTCAGGCCGCCGTCCAGGTCCAGCAGCAGGTGAGCACCACTGCTGAAGTCTGCAGCGCGTGCTGCCACCACGGCCGTGTTGCCGGCGGGCAGTGCGTTGTTGCCAGGGTTGATCGAGTCCGACTCGCTGCATGCACCCAGGGTGAGTGCGCAGGCTAGCCATGCTCCAGCGGAAAAGGGCCTAGACAATCGGTTCATATGTCCTCTTTTTTTGTGCGAAGGGAATGAGTATTAAAAGGACCGGCGCAGACTGAGCTGCCAGTGCCGGCCGGGTTCCGGAAAGCCATTGAATCGGGCATAGCGCGCGTCGCTGAGGTTGCGGCCCTCCAGGCGCCACAACCATTGCTGCCACCGGCCCTGCAGCTGCAGGTCGTGGCGCCGCACGGTGGGCGTGGCCAGCAGATTCAGGCTGTCGAAAAAGGCGCCGTCTTCAAACGCGAAGAGGTAGCGCAGCTCCAGCGATCCGGGCAGCGCCCACAGGCTGCTCCAAATGGCTTGGATGGGGGCGCGTCCGGGGAGTTGGCGGCCCGTGGTCACGCGGTTGCTGCGATCCTCGGTATGCAGCAGATCTACATTGAGGCCATGTTGTCCGCAGCGACCCCAGTTCCGTTGCAGATTCATGCTGAGGCCAGCGACTAGAGCGCGGCCGGCGTTCTGGCTACGCCCCAGGCCCTGGGCGGTGTATTGCGGGACGATGGCATCTTGCAGCCAGCGCACAAAGCCTTGGGCCTGAAAGTCAGGCTGCTGCCACTGCAGTTGCCACTCCCAGGCGTGTTCCGGGGCCAAGTCCGGATTGCCCTGGAAGAGTCCGCGGTTACCGTAACGCTCAAATAAGCTGGGAATCCGACTACGCAGCTGGATGGCGCTGCTCAGATGGACTTGCGGGGCCCAACGCAGGCCGAGCTGGCCGGCCAGGCCCTGGTCATCGCCCAGTTGCGGGCTGAGGTCGGCATAGGGCTGGAGCTGTACCCAGCTTTGCAGCGTGCCCGCCGCCCCGACCCATGACCAGGGCAGCTCCAACTGCACGCGGGTGACGTCCACATCGCCGGCGGCACCACGGGCATCGCGTGCCCGGTAGCGATAAAGCCCCAGCCGGTATTCGCCATCCATCCGCTCTTGCGGAAGGGCGAGTTCAATACTGGCGGTTTGCGCGCGGGTTTCGCTGGCCGCCAGGGCCACCTGCGCGCGGCGGTCGCTGAAGTCTTCATCCATCCAGCCCAGACTCAGACTCAGCCCGCTGTTGAGTCGCGTGGCCCAGAACGCCAAGGCTGTACGTAGCTGGGCTTCATTCGTGGCAGTGTTGCGCTGATTGGGTAGCGCCTCCTCGTTCCACACCAGCAGGGCGCGGTGCGCTGACTCCCCTGCCCAGAGCAGGCTGCCCTGGGCGGTTTGCGCATTATTACGCGGTTCATCGGCCCGCCGTTGGGGGTCGCTGGGGTCAAAAGGCTTGAAGGGGTTGCGCAGGGGGAAGTCGTTGTCGGCCCCTTGAATTTGAGCATGCCAGCCCTGCCAGCCGCCCAGTCCCAGATGCTGGCTGCCAAAACTACCCACGCTGGCCTCGGCGTAGGCGTTGTTGGACTCTCGAGTGTGCAGGTGGAGGTCGCCGGCGAGTCCGCGGCTGCGTTCATAGTCCAGGGTGGCAGCGTCCAGGGCAGCGGCCGGAAGCAGGGAGAGATTGAAGGCCGCGCCACCCAAAGTCGGTAGCGCAACTCCATCGAGCAGCACCTGGACTTGGCGGCTGCTGCTGCCGCGCAGGCTGGCTTCGCTGTAGGCGCCCAATCCACCCCGGCTGCGGACCTGCATGCCGGGTAGCTGCCGAAGCGCCAGGTTGAGGTCCGGGCGCAAGCCGTCCAGGGCCACCCGCGCAGCGGGCGCTGAAGATTCCACAGATACTGGCGGCAGTTCGGTACGCGCACTCAGCCCCGATGCCACCAGCATCAGAGCCCATGCGCATCCCCCCTGCCAGGATGCACGGTTATTCATCGCGCGCCTTGCCCTCCGCAAGCCGGTGAAAAGAGTGGTCCAGGCCGGTCTCCGGGCTGATCGCGTTGGTCAGGCATTCTGGCCTTCCCAGACCTTGGCAGGCCCAGTGGCATGATCGAACGCCGCGCGAATTACCGTTGCGGGGGCAGCGCCGGCTTTTTACCGGCTTCCCGTTTCACCTGCCACCACTCCCGATGGGGCAGACACCTTTCCCTCTAAGTTTCGGAGCATAGCGACATTGACCAATTGCTGCAGCTCCCAACGGTCATGGGCTGGCAGCGCAACTGCGACCGTATCTTCCGTGTAGAACCTGCACCATGTGCATGGGGGACGCCTAAACATTTATCGGAAGGGCCAGTCTGAGCAGCCGCGGTCGCTGCAGATTAGACTGGCCGGCCACATCTTTAACGCAATCTCATCCCATGACGCCGAGTCCTCGATTGCAGGCCGCTATAGACGCCGCTCAAGCTGCCGCCGACCTCATTCGTAAAGGCTACCGCAGCCAATTCGATGTTCAGATCAAAGCCGATGCCAGCCCGGTAACCGAGGTGGACATCGCCTGTGAACACCGCATTCGAGAAATTCTGGATGCAGCCTGCCCAGGGTATGGGTTCTTCGGCGAGGAAACCGGTCGTTCCGACAGTGACTCGGAGTTCATGTGGTTGGTTGATCCGCTGGATGGAACCAAGAGCTTTGTCCGTGGTTATCCCTTCATATCCACCCAGATTGCTCTGATGCAGGGGGAGGAGCTGGTTCTGGGCGTCTCCTGCGCCCCGTTGTTCGATGAGTTGGCCTGCGCTGAAAAGGGCCAAGGGGCATGGCTCAACGGTGAGTCTCTGCAGGTCAGTGATGTTAACGAATGGAGTCAAGCCACCCTGTCCACGGGGAATATTGCGGGTTTGGCCCAGCAGCCGGCTCGTTGGCAGGCCTTGGGCACCCTGTTGCCGAAGTTGCATCGTATTCGCGGCTATGGCGATTTTTACCACTATCACCTGCTCAGCGCCGGTCGAATTGATGCGGTACTGGAGTCCGATCTGAATATCTTGGATATTGCCGCCAACACCGTGATCCTGCGTGAGGCTGGTGGTGTGATCACCGACCTCGATGGAGGCCCCATTGGGCTACAGACCACATCTACCGTTGCCGGGAATGCGCATCTACAGCCGCGTCTGCTAGAGCTGATGCACGCACCCTGAGCCGGCTACGAATTCTTCGCCAGCCATTGCACTTAAGAAGCCGCCTCTATCCTCGGGAGGGCTGCTGCCGTACGTCCGGCTGGCACTCTCCTAGCGGGTCGCGCCTACGTCCTTCGATAGCCGGGGGGCACAGGGCTCGGGCGCGAGCATCGTCAGATGGAGCGCCGCCGGAGCACGTAGACCGCAGCGTACTAAACGTACGTGAGGATCTCGCGCACCGCCGGCGTTTCATGTCACGAGTGCAGCGATTTCGTCTCGGCGTCTAAGCCGCCGGTGATCGGTTGAGGGGGTTCTGCAGCCACTGCAAGTGGAGGGAACGCTGAGTTAATCCGCGAGCGTAGTCAGGTGGAGCGCCGCCGGAGCACAGAGACCGCAGCGTGCTAAATGTACGTGAGGATCTCGCGCACCGCCGGCGTTTCAGATGACAAGCGCAGCGATGAAATCAGCGTTTCCTAGCGAACGACGACGTCCTCGGCGACAATCTTTGGCGTAATGAAGATCAGCAGCTCGCGCGCTTGATTATCGATGGATTTCTGCCGGAACAGGGCGCCCAGGTAGGGGATATCCCCGAGCAGGGGCACTTTAGTGACCGTGCTTTGTTGGTCCTGCTCGTAGATACCGCCCAGTACCAAGGTCTCGCCATTGCCGACCAAGACCTGTGTGTTCAACCGGCGAGTGTCGATCCCGACAGCGAGTCCGCCGCCGGACTGCGGTGTGAGCTGGCCGCGGGCATCACGCGTGACTTGCAACTGCATGATGATTTTGTCGTCCGGAGTAATCTGCGGCGTGACGCGCAGTGACAGCACAGCCTTTTTGAACTGCACTTGGTTTTGTGTGGCTGTTGCCGAGTTGAAGGGAATTTCTTCGCCTTGCTCAATGTAGGCCTCCATACCGTTTGAGGTCATCACTCGCGGTGAGGAGATGACCTCGCCTTTGCCTTCAGCTTGAACAGCGGACAATTCCAGGTCTAGAAGAAAATCCCCGCTGAGAACCGACAGAGCGATGTTTGACGGGTTCAATCCTGGGGCCGAGGCCGGGAAGTCAATATTCGGTAGGAACTGCGGGCCGGTAATGGGAATTTGTTGGCCGCGGCGAATGCTATCCACAATGAAGGGTGCCAGACTACCGCGCAGGCTTTCAGCGCCACCACCTTGTTGTTGCTGCTGTTGTTGTTGGCCACCTTGCCCCGAGGTCAGGGCGGTCGCGTAAGCTTGCTGCGACCCACCAGCAGCGATGCCGATGATGGTGTCCCCGGCGCTCTCGCCGCCGGTAACGCCAGCACGCACCCCTAAGGAGCGGCTGAAGTCATCATTGGCAATGACAATTCGGGCTTCGATCAGCACCTGACGAACAGGAATGTCGAGTTGCCGCACCAGCTGGCGGATATCCGCTAAGCGTTCACGTGTGTCTTGGACGATGAGCACGCTGGTACGCTCGTCCACGTTCACTCGGCCGCGGTCCGAGAGAAAAGCCCCCGATTCGCTGGCAAGCAACTCGGCTAAGTCCACTGCATTGGCATAGTTGATCTGGATCACTTCGGTGACCAGCGGCGCCAGTTCCATGCGTTGTTGCATGGCCTGTAGCTGTTCTTTTTCGTTGGCGGCCACTTCTTGAGTCGGCGCGATCCACATCACATCGCCTTCAATGGACTTGGTTAGGCCCTTGGTGCGCAGCACGATGTCCAGTGCCTGGTCCCAGGGCACGTTTTCTAAGCGCAGGGTCAGTTCGCCGACCACAGAATCAGACACCACCAGGTTTTTGCCCGCAACGTCTGCAATGATTTGCAGTAATGCGCGCAGTTCGATGTCCTGGAAGCTGAAGTTGATGCGCTCGCCCGTGTACTCGGGCTCCTCACGGGCGCGGCGGGCAATTTCGTCCGGGGTGAGGGGGGCGAGTTCCACCGTGAAGGTTTTGCCAACCTGATAAGCCACACGCTCAAACTCGGCATTCGCGACCGGGCGAATGCTGACGCGTGAACTAGGCCCCTGGGTGCTCACGGTGACCTGACTGACGGGCGTGGCGAAATCCAGAACATCCAACTTTTGCGCGGGGGTGTCTAACTGGGTGTTGAAGAACTCGGCAACCACCAAGCCGCCTTCATCCCGGACATCAACGCTGGCTTGGGCGGTCGATAAGCTAATCTGAATTTGCCCAGCTCCGGTTTCCGAGCGCCGGAAATCAATATCTTCGATGCGGGCCGCAGGAAGTTCAGCACGGGACTGTGCTCCAGGCGTACTCACAGCGGGTTGAATGGTGGCCAGAATCTGGTTGCCGCTACGCTCTAAGGAGTGTGGGGTTAACTCATCTAAGCTCAAGACAATACGAGTCCGCGCCTCTGTTTCAAGCACGATGTAGGACTCAACCACACCTTGATTGACCGCTCGCTGTGGCTGTGTGAGGCCAACTTCGGTTTGCGGTAGATCAATCGAGATGCGCGCCGGAGATTCCAGCGCAAAGCTGCTGGGTTGCGGTGCTGGGCCGTCAAAGCGCAGCTTGAGCTGCACCGGAGCGCCGGAGCGCGTTGGCTCTACATCAATGGCGGTGAGGGTGGCGGCATGAGCCCACAGCGGAGTCAACGTTGTTGCAGCAAGCA carries:
- the pilQ gene encoding type IV pilus secretin PilQ, with amino-acid sequence MKTCLRIALLAATTLTPLWAHAATLTAIDVEPTRSGAPVQLKLRFDGPAPQPSSFALESPARISIDLPQTEVGLTQPQRAVNQGVVESYIVLETEARTRIVLSLDELTPHSLERSGNQILATIQPAVSTPGAQSRAELPAARIEDIDFRRSETGAGQIQISLSTAQASVDVRDEGGLVVAEFFNTQLDTPAQKLDVLDFATPVSQVTVSTQGPSSRVSIRPVANAEFERVAYQVGKTFTVELAPLTPDEIARRAREEPEYTGERINFSFQDIELRALLQIIADVAGKNLVVSDSVVGELTLRLENVPWDQALDIVLRTKGLTKSIEGDVMWIAPTQEVAANEKEQLQAMQQRMELAPLVTEVIQINYANAVDLAELLASESGAFLSDRGRVNVDERTSVLIVQDTRERLADIRQLVRQLDIPVRQVLIEARIVIANDDFSRSLGVRAGVTGGESAGDTIIGIAAGGSQQAYATALTSGQGGQQQQQQQQGGGAESLRGSLAPFIVDSIRRGQQIPITGPQFLPNIDFPASAPGLNPSNIALSVLSGDFLLDLELSAVQAEGKGEVISSPRVMTSNGMEAYIEQGEEIPFNSATATQNQVQFKKAVLSLRVTPQITPDDKIIMQLQVTRDARGQLTPQSGGGLAVGIDTRRLNTQVLVGNGETLVLGGIYEQDQQSTVTKVPLLGDIPYLGALFRQKSIDNQARELLIFITPKIVAEDVVVR
- a CDS encoding TonB-dependent receptor gives rise to the protein MNNRASWQGGCAWALMLVASGLSARTELPPVSVESSAPAARVALDGLRPDLNLALRQLPGMQVRSRGGLGAYSEASLRGSSSRQVQVLLDGVALPTLGGAAFNLSLLPAAALDAATLDYERSRGLAGDLHLHTRESNNAYAEASVGSFGSQHLGLGGWQGWHAQIQGADNDFPLRNPFKPFDPSDPQRRADEPRNNAQTAQGSLLWAGESAHRALLVWNEEALPNQRNTATNEAQLRTALAFWATRLNSGLSLSLGWMDEDFSDRRAQVALAASETRAQTASIELALPQERMDGEYRLGLYRYRARDARGAAGDVDVTRVQLELPWSWVGAAGTLQSWVQLQPYADLSPQLGDDQGLAGQLGLRWAPQVHLSSAIQLRSRIPSLFERYGNRGLFQGNPDLAPEHAWEWQLQWQQPDFQAQGFVRWLQDAIVPQYTAQGLGRSQNAGRALVAGLSMNLQRNWGRCGQHGLNVDLLHTEDRSNRVTTGRQLPGRAPIQAIWSSLWALPGSLELRYLFAFEDGAFFDSLNLLATPTVRRHDLQLQGRWQQWLWRLEGRNLSDARYARFNGFPEPGRHWQLSLRRSF
- a CDS encoding DUF1295 domain-containing protein; translated protein: MSFGVVLCVVFTVTWVVGMQAQSGALVTMLGVNAALQLLLFTAVACIPYLRTQRMSYVDIAWPFGVATIGVLILVLGDGALVRRALTASVYLLIGLRMGLGALTMARKTGVIFHTEFPRYQYRHMVFEKAGTRHIRLHVLAEIMAQGLANASVLALPGFLLAINPSAELSAWELSGLGLWLIAYLLESTADAQKLVFIHKNADPQGVCNIGLWRFSRHPNYFAEWLVWTGLVIAAAPSWWALKDSEPAFIWGVLGLGSVAASGMMYTTLVYLTGAVPAEYYSVRKRPAYADYQQRTNRFFPWFPRSEKSLS
- a CDS encoding GNAT family N-acetyltransferase, whose amino-acid sequence is MVSIRPALASDIPALRRLISRSVEQLQAADYDAAQRRAALGTIFGIDSQLIQDQTYYVAEVGEELAACGGWSYRSTLFGADAHKTQPDSKLQPATDAARIRAFFVAPAFARQGLGSRIIHHCEDQAKLQGFRAFELGSTLSGERFYLRHGYREIERVWVPLAKADPLAIIRMRKP
- a CDS encoding inositol monophosphatase, whose amino-acid sequence is MTPSPRLQAAIDAAQAAADLIRKGYRSQFDVQIKADASPVTEVDIACEHRIREILDAACPGYGFFGEETGRSDSDSEFMWLVDPLDGTKSFVRGYPFISTQIALMQGEELVLGVSCAPLFDELACAEKGQGAWLNGESLQVSDVNEWSQATLSTGNIAGLAQQPARWQALGTLLPKLHRIRGYGDFYHYHLLSAGRIDAVLESDLNILDIAANTVILREAGGVITDLDGGPIGLQTTSTVAGNAHLQPRLLELMHAP